From the Centropristis striata isolate RG_2023a ecotype Rhode Island chromosome 5, C.striata_1.0, whole genome shotgun sequence genome, the window tcagccttagagatagggggaggagctcagacacccggagggagctcggagtagagccgctgctccttctcctctaaaggagccagctgaggaggtttgggcatctggtaaggatcctccctgcgcctcccgttagaggaggtccaggtccaactggtaggaggccccggggaagacccagaacacggtggagggattatatctctctcctggcctgggaacgcctcggggtccaggaggagctggacgttgtggctgggagaGGAACGCCTGGaacgccctgcttagcctgctgcccccgcgacccccGCAGAGTcccggataagcagaggaaaatggatggatggatggatggatatttacACTTGAATTTAGGATTAGCAAATGACTGCACTACATTTAAGTTATGACTTAAGACAGTGTGCAACAatggttgtatatatatatatatatatatatatacatatatatattaatggtagtaatttaattttctttttaaatatccagaaaattagattttataaaagttatacatttacagtacaggccgaaagtttggacacattcaatgcgtttttctttgttttcatgactatttacattgtagattctcactgaaggcatcaaaactattaatgaacacatatggaattgtgtacttaacaaaaaaagtgtgaaataactgaaaacatgtcttttattttagattcctcaaagtagccaccctttgcttactagaatataagacatgttttcagttatttcacacttttttgttaagtacataattccacatgtgttcattaatagttttgatgaatttacaatgtcatagtcatgaaaataaaggaaacacattgaatgagaaggtgtgtccaaacttttgggcTGTACTGTATATCTATTTGACTGagtgaaaaaggtaaaaaaaaaaaaaaaaaaaagggagtagttCCTCCTCCTTTGGTAGATTAGCAAACAAAGACCTCACTGACCTGCTTCATCTTGGCCAACTCTCGGCGAGTGTGCTCATCATTTTGCAGGTCTTTCTTTGTTCCCACTAGAATAATGGGCACGTTGGGACAGAATTGCTTGATCTCAGGAGCCCACTTCTCTGGAATATTCTCTGCATCAGGCACAAGGTGAACATGTTGAACAAGGAGCACAtgcaatgaaaatgtttgtgaaaaacaacaacaaaaagaaaatctcaCCCAAACTATCTGGGCTGTCGAAGGagaaacacatgaggatgacATCTGTGTCTGGGTAGTTCAGAGGCCTCAGTCTGGGATAATCCTCCTGACCCGATGTGTCCCAAAAAGCTAACTCCACCTAGAACAGGACAGGAGAACAGGACTACATCACCACCAAGGATGTCACTGTGGACATCAGAATGTCTTTACTGTGTCCTGGGCTCAGAGGCTGCACACTTTCTGAATCCTCAAACTAGTTTTAAAGGTTTTGACATCTTGAAGTtcgtgttcacttagcgatctctgtttgtttacaacaagcaccagacactctgtgcacagttagcatgccggttaattcacgatcagtGGCAGAAACTTTATGTTCAGTTAGCAtaccggtttgtttacaataagcagtggacactgtgcacagtaagCGACGGTGGCTGCAGTTGGAAAAACAAtagtctaattttttttttccatgactgtatattcaatACATCAAAACCTGTCTTAACTTGCTTGttttgaaatgataaaagaagGTCAGATAACCCTGGTCTAACCCCGGTCATTGGTGTGAAAGAGGTTCAGGTGTCTCCAACTACacactcacaaaaaaacataaaaaacagctTACCTGTTTACCATCCAACTCAATATCTACCACATAGTTTTCAAACACTGTGGGCACGAAAACCTCAGGGAACTGGTCTTTGCTGAACACGGTGAAGAGGCAGGTCTTGCCACAGGCTTGATCACCAACTATCACTAGTTTCTTTCTGACTGCAGCCATCTGAAAGAATAAtaacagaataaatacatttataagcAAACAAGACAAGCAATGTTGACAGACATGTTCAGTCAGGTCAGATTTAATGACACAGTAATGACTTACTCCTGAACAGAGTCAAGCTATTTGTTAGCGTAGCTCCCCAGTGTTCAAGCATATTATGGACAGAAAGAACAGTTTGTCATGGGAAACTCCATCTCCTGTTGTGATGATTGTAAAAAGAACTGTGGAAATACACTGTTCATgttacaaaagtgaaaaatgttggCATTATTTTCCTATGCTTTGCTGGTGATTAACACTGAGCCAggttaaacttttgtttttttgctggaGATCTCTGTGAGGGCCCTGCCTCAATCTCAGAGTAAAGCTGAAGCCGACTACAAATCATTACTGTGACATCAGTAAACATCAGCAGCACATGATGGACTTAAAAAACACCTACAGCCATTGTTTTCCATGTAAATCTGCTCTTGATGTGTGTCATTGTTGGTTAAAGTGCATAaacatccattctcgtccgcttatccggggccgggtcgcggaggcagcaggataagcagggcattccaggcgcccctctccccagccacaacgtccagctcctcctggacccccagcctctctccaggagtttggtccAGAGCCaggctatgtgtggaggtgagcccaactatttctagctggtaacgctccaggcgtcagcacgcccaggtaccctCCTTCACCTGCCGCCAGACTCACACTGCTCCTGACCCTTCAGCCTAactctgcggggggtgggccAACAGGTCGGCGGGTCCACGTGGTTTCTTCGGGCCCCGTGGATGaaggcccggccaccagacgctcaCCTGCGTGCTCCCCaaccgggtctggctccaggagggggccccggtttacccgtgctGGGCGAGGTACTCGGTTGTGTGTTTTCCCgcttcataagggtctttgaatggctcttagtctggcccctccactgggaccactttgccttgggagaccctaccaggagctactgctcccgacaacacagctcccaggatcactggagcacacaaacccTCCACCACgttaaggtggcgattcttggaggaTTAAAGTGCATAAACACTTTAGGATAAGCCACCACCCTATTCTCGCTTGTCAACGGCTTAAACAACAGTTTTATTACATTCAATCCATAATACTGCAAACCTCCATGTTTaatgtatacagtcatggaacaaattattagaccacctttttctgcaatttcttgttcattttaatgtctggtaaaactaaaggtacatttgattgcacaaatataatgataacaacaaaaatatctgataagagtttaatttaagagctgctaactagacatttaacatggttttcttgatgataaccaaaaaaattttcaagaaaaccatgttaaatgtctagatataatAATctgatatttgtcaaaacatttCACACTGGTCCACCGACCAGCACtgattttcttctcttttttaattctagcaaaaaacaacacaaaatgtgaatatcgtgaaaaaggtaaatatttttgatcaattatttcagaaagtgaaactcatacattatatagattcattacacacagagtgaaatatttcaagcctgtttttgttgtaattttgatgattctggcttagagagaatgaaaacacaaaactcagtgtgtcagaaaattagaatattacataagatcaataaaaaaaatgatattttaaacacaaatgtcaggcttctgaaaagtctgttgtcatctggtgtctctctccttcctcttgacaacagcccatagactcctatggggagtttgctggccagtccagcccagtatcaccatggtcactgaagcagcttttggtacctttaccagttgggcaggtgccaagtcctgctggaaaacgAAACCAGCATCTCCTGGGAGCTTGTGggagcatgaagactctaaatgtcctgctagatggacctcctcatctcctcctgctcctcctcctgctcctcctctaaatgtcctgctagatggacctcctcatctcctcctcctcctcctcctcctcctctaaatgtcctggctgctatgttgactgtggacttgaTAAACCCAgtggagcaacagcagcagaggacatgaaccaaaccaccactgacccaggaacAGCACATTACACTCACCAGCTAGATTCTACTTTTATACTGAGAGGggtctctgctggtgttggtccactgtgtatCTATATAAattatgagtttcactttcctaaatgattgacaaaaaatattgaactttttcatgatattcaattttttagatttacctgtgtaaaaaaacaccaaaaatagatacaaaaaggacccaaaaaaaattaccaaaaaagacacaaaaataccaaaaagagacataaatttacaaaaagagacacaaaaaacaacaactgtggaCAAAAtcgaactttttcacaatattctaattttctgagacactgagttttgggttttcattatttctaagccagaatcatcaaaattacaagaaaaacaggcttgaaatatttcacatgtgtaattaatctatataatgtatgtgtttcactttcattttcattaaattcTAATtatttgagatgtacctgtaaatgAACTATCTACCTGCTTcagagacacaacattacattacacacCTTCATACTGTCGGTAAAAGCTATTTtaaccaacaataacaataatcattATACAGCATTAATTAAGCTTGTTACATTACAACATAACTTCACTTCCTCTCTGCTAAAGTCCCCTTTAACTGTAGTCAGTTTAACTTTACATTACAGATAACTATTCAACTCCAATGTCACCTTAATATTCAATTATATTCTTATGCAGCCAACTGTTGTCATGGAATCAGTGAAATATTAGTTTCACTTCTCTCTAGCtctattttaagtcattttagtGATTTTACCGTTAGATTAGAGATCCTTTCCTTCCTTTAGTTCACCTGTCGGACCCGACACGTCCACGAATATTAGTCCCGCCCACATCACAGACTTTCAGCCAATGGCACACGGTCAAATCATGAGTGAGTGGTAACTTAGCCAACCACTGTAGCTCATCATGTAAATAGAGAAATCGATGAgtagtgaaagtgaaagttagGAGTGACTTGACTTGTGATTggtatttgaacacatatatcatatataaataaaaaaatgtctgtagattttagggtgaaaaactgttaaaccatgacagtaaaagacgtaaaatgataaatgagttaattcagtttcagtaacaatgaaacactgtaaatgtttatatcagccaaaacaggattTATTACAGCATAATAGTCAATTCAagtccattttttatttatataacccaAAAGGGCTTTTACAGGGCTTTACATATACAAGctatcactgtaatttttgcatttattttttataaaaacacttttcctgactgttaaatgtactaaacaccatatctctaacataaatatactgtaagggtttttttttacagtgtacttaatCTGCTAGGTCTATAGTGGCAAGGCACACCGGAAGTTAAATGTTTAGACTTCCTGTCAATAttccaaaataaatgtataagaaaaaagaaattagttttagtttaataccccaaaacactttaaatggaAGTTGTGGGTCTGTGTATCTTTTGGTCATTGGATTTGTCattcacaaaattatatttaaagaacAATATACAGTGGTTATTTGATTTTagattcaaaataaaacacttaaattaaaaatacaatacagcTTTTTACTTCATCAGGGTCAGAAAGGGATCAATggatagataaaatgtatttcattttcattttctagtTATAACAACAAGAATTTAAATCGAAAAAATGCCCATTATTTCATATTCTGCGACCGGAAGTtgtcatttacaaaataaaagcgcaAATGGTTTATTCCCCTTTTCAAATCTTCGTCACATAgataaaatatgcatatttgtTTTGTCGTTGTCTGAGTGAAAAAGCACgtcaaatagatgcaaaaatgaccaaaaaaagacacaaaaatgaccaaaaaaagacacaaaatgaccaaaaagagacataaatttaccaaaagagacagaaaaataccaactgtggactccaaaattcaactttttcacaatattctaattttttcccagaggaaattttctagttattattacttCTGGTGCATTAATGTAAAAGGAGGATTTTAATTCTGTAGTTTGGTGAAGTGGAGCTCATGTTGAACTATTAATAAGTATTATTTTCAAcagtttcttttctattttgtttgtaatattaaaatccACCACAAAAGAACAGTATCAAAGTAATAAttcagtgttattattattattacatgacCATAAAGtaatacttaaagtattaaagtaaagtacTCAAATCAGAAACATGTCAATGTTTAACTgctttatatattatactgatggattattattattaatattattattattattactactactactggtgcatttatgtaaaaggAGGATTTTACTTTAGTAGTTGGGTGAAGTGGAGCTCATTTTGAACTATTAATAAGAATTATTTTCTCCAATAATTGAgtgattgtttttaaaaatgatgaaaatagaaagaaaagctGTCACAGTAACCCAGAGACACCTTCAGTATTAGTCCAAACTTAACATTATCACTAATACAGaacaattattaacattaaaaggaaaaataaaaatcacagtagttaaatcattactgtagaaaaaacacagtagacagtatgaaaagtaaagtagatgactgtatttttcaatttttatcataattttgatcagaattAGTCCgatacaaatgctgtttaaataattaacttaattaaattaatattattttctttagcgTATAGcgtaattacttgcaattactagttcTTTATATAAGAGTAATgattaaattattatcaaattaacagcattgtttactgtgtcgtattgccatatacagtaccattaaaaatcacaaagtttaactgtttttattcttacagtaaacaagtcagtactgtaaataaaactaaacaaaaaaatcagtgtttgagtATTTCAGACAGCatgacaagtaaaagtactcgtgatgcagaatggacccacttagattgttttatatattctaaatatatcaatagattatttgcattgatgcattaatgtaagtgCTTTAATGTTGgacactcttaaaacaagataaattatctaacacttctaaatataaagttatttttatcttggtaagaaccaaataatcatcaggtcactctgctcgggtttaatttatctggttttaagagttcatttattatttaagtgATTTTGTTCAAAAGAAGatgttaaaagacacaaaatgaccaaaaaagaaacaaaagatgtaaaatcacaaaaaagacataaaagacaaaaaagacacaaaaagacataaaatgaccaaaaaataaacaaaagacataaaacccaccaaaaaagacaaaaaaaagttgtttttttatcttggaaagaaacaaataattgtcagtgcagctttaattcatcttgttttaagagttaattccttattttaagtgttcaacatgcttatttctagatttaataatcttaatttaataaatcttgtcaaggtaaattatctgtccatgcagcaagatcatttccctcagatttactgtttgatctggtttttagaaaccttttttgcagtgcaaagaCAGGGCatattttaacttcttaatatactgctgtgtggtttaattaaaacatgTGTAATCACTTAACATTCacaatacttaagtaaagtacaagtacctcaaaattgtactgaagtacagcacttgagtaaatatacttagttactttccaccactgcataaatgtataaactcccttttttttttcattgcatcTGAACTTTTCTGGCTGGTCCCTCTAACACCCATTCAGTGGTGCtgggtttgttggtttgttggtttgttggtttgttggtttgtttctcctcctcctcctcctcctcctcctctgacctctgacccctatTGCAGGAGGCAGACGCTCCCTCCCTTCTTTTCCTGCTTTTCCTGCAGCGCCGCCCTGGCGGCCATCTCTAACACCTCCTTCACTCCGTCCTTCGTCTTGGCTGAACACTCCACGTACCCGAAGGCGTTTATCCGGTTGGCCATGTCCCTCGCCTCGTCAGACTTCACTGGTTCCTGTTTAGATAAACCAAAAATATCAAGGAAACAGGACATCAtgttaataagaaataaaataatatatttttattttttaaacataaaagacaTTGTCAATTAAAGGTCAAAATGTGGgataactttattttatgatCTCTATGCTAACAACTTTACCTCTTTTGAGCAAGAACATAGATGTTCTATCTATAGAATCTATTTCTACAGGTATCTTCAGCTCTGTGTTGTAAAACAGGTTTTTATTGTACACACTGGACTGACTGAAACGTACACAGCACATTAAAGAAAAGGTGATGGAACACTGTGGTAAACCTGCTCCTGTCCCAACTTctatatgtatatttacaataaactaTTTACACGTCTCCTCCAAGAATCTCCACCTTATCGTGGTGGAgggtttgtgtgctccagtgatcctgggagctgtgtctcctgtagctcctggtagggtctcccaaggcaaagtggtcccagtggaggggccagactaagagagattcctggagccagacccgggaggggagaACGCAGGCaagcgtctggtggccgggccttTGTCCACGGGGCCCGGCCGGGATCAGCCGGAAAAAGCCACATGGATCcaccgacctgtgggcccaccacccacagagtagggcataggggtcggTGCAGTGTGAGTCAGCAGCAGGTGAAGGagggtacctgggcgtgctgaccctgCAAGTCGcaaggagaaggtctctgactgttgtctgtgcttaTACACCAACAGCAggcggagtacccggccttcttggagtctctgggtggtgtcctgcaggggaaccacctggggactctatagttcttctgggagacttcaacgctcacgtgggtaacgatgatggtacctggaggaggtgattgggaggaacggcccgaTCTGAACCAGAGTggtgttctgttattggacttctgttcTAGTCACGgtttgtccataacaaacaccatgttagaACAAAGAGTTGCTCATaggtgtacctggtaccagagcactctaggccaaagatcaaTGATtgatttcattatcgtatcatcatatctgatcatgttctggacactcgggtgaagagaggagcagagctgtcagctGATCACCTCCTGGTGGTGAGGTGGATCAGGTGGtgggggaggctgctggacagacctggcaacccaaacatgtagtgagggtgaactgggaacgtctgcagggtcttcaactcacacctccggaagaatttctccagcatcccgggtgaggctggggagATGGAGTcagaatgggccatgttcaacatgttctTCTTGGTGGGAGAGGTCTTGCAGGAATTAACCTCACTGGACCCCAAAAAACCAGCTGGATCTGATGAGCTTGCTGCATTCTTTATCAAGATTGCTGCCCCCATCATTGCAACTCCCTTGACAGACATCTTTAACCTCTCCCTCCAGACGGCCGAGATTCCATCCGATTGGAAAGAAGCAACTGTAACTCCTCTGTTTAAGGGTGATGATCAGGCTGACCCAAACAAATACAGGCCCATCTCCATCTTGCCTTGTGTGTCCAAAGTACTTGAAAAGCTTGTCAACAAACAGCTAATTAGTTATTTGGATATGTATGATATACTGTCTGGGTTGCAGTCTGGTTTTCGCTCTGGTCACAGTTGTGTTACAGCTACCTTAAAGGTTCTCAATGATATCACATCTGCGCTAGACGCTAAACAACACTGTGCTGCAATATTCATTGACCTTGCCAAAGCTTTTGATACTGTTGA encodes:
- the LOC131971215 gene encoding rho-related GTP-binding protein RhoA-C-like; translation: MAAVRKKLVIVGDQACGKTCLFTVFSKDQFPEVFVPTVFENYVVDIELDGKQVELAFWDTSGQEDYPRLRPLNYPDTDVILMCFSFDSPDSLENIPEKWAPEIKQFCPNVPIILVGTKKDLQNDEHTRRELAKMKQEPVKSDEARDMANRMNAFGYVECSAKTKDGLKEVFEMAARAALQHKKGGSVCLLL